One segment of Triticum aestivum cultivar Chinese Spring chromosome 2A, IWGSC CS RefSeq v2.1, whole genome shotgun sequence DNA contains the following:
- the LOC123186847 gene encoding G-type lectin S-receptor-like serine/threonine-protein kinase At2g19130 — MSLAVILLGLLLSSHLSACGAAMDTLASGQVLAGNNTIISSNGKFALGFFQTGSKSSQNTLNWYLGIWFNKVPKLTPVWVANGENPIIDPASSMLTIISDGNLVILNQATKSTIWSAQTNATTNDTIAILLNNGNFILQSSSNSSNVLWQSFDYPTDTLLPGMKLGWDKVTGLNRRLVSRKNSIDLAPGRYIDQLDPNGTDQFIYTLRDSSIPYWSSGIWNGQYFPSAMSMMAYKNYMNFTFVNNDQEKYFTYDESHELFGKFRKKHELFRYYHTVLDVSGQTKSLIWVESSEGWGMVYALPMLQCDVFDVCGPFTTCNDYTLPFCKCMKGFSIRSPKDWELDERTGGCVRNTPLNCGISKTISIQDMFHPITCVVLPNNGNNIEDARNADRCAQVCLGDCTCTAYSYDNNECFVWNGELINMIQKQCNDTVNSNIATLYLRLAAKEVQTSLDNNNNRRSLIIRVCVGASFAFFGLLSLFFLLMIRRRRRLSAHRMIFPEDSVGITSFRYLDLQHATKNFSEKLGAGGFGSVFKGFLNDSCAIAVKRLDGSRQGEKQFRAEVRSIGIIQHINLVKLIGFCTDGDSRLLVYELMQNRSLDCHLFESNHTEMELTWTIRYQIALGVARGLAYLHDSCQDCIIHCDIKPENILLDASFVPKIADFGMAKFLGRDFSRVLTTMRGTIGYLAPEWISGTVITAKVDVYSYGMILMELISGRRNSGGNSASDIDDVYFPVLVANKLQKGDVAGLVDQNLRGDVSLNQVERAFKVACWCIQDHEFDRPKMAEVVQYLEGFVEVDIPPVPRFLQAIAGNPR; from the coding sequence ATGTCTCTCGCCGTGATCCTTCTCGGGCTTCTCTTGTCATCGCATCTCTCCGCGTGTGGTGCTGCGATGGACACCCTTGCATCCGGCCAAGTACTTGCGGGAAACAACACCATCATCTCCAGCAACGGCAAGTTTGCACTCGGCTTCTTCCAGACAGGCAGTAAGTCGTCCCAAAACACCCTCAACTGGTATCTAGGCATATGGTTCAACAAGGTCCCCAAGCTAACTCCAGTATGGGTCGCCAATGGTGAAAACCCAATCATAGACCCTGCCTCATCGATGCTAACAATCATCAgtgatggcaatcttgtcatctTGAACCAAGCCACCAAATCCACAATCTGGTCTGCCCAAACAAATGCCACAACCAACGACACCATCGCAATACTGTTGAACAATGGCAACTTCATCTTGCAGAGTTCCTCAAACTCATCTAATGTGTTGTGGCAGAGCTTTGACTACCCCACTGATACTCTCCTCCCTGGCATGAAACTGGGTTGGGACAAAGTCACTGGTTTGAACCGTCGTCTAGTTTCTAGGAAAAATTCCATTGACCTAGCTCCCGGAAGATACATCGACCAGTTAGACCCAAATGGTACAGATCAGTTCATATATACACTAAGGGACTCATCCATACCATATTGGTCGAGTGGGATATGGAACGGCCAGTACTTCCCCTCGGCGATGAGTATGATGGCGTACAAAAACTATATGAAttttacatttgtcaacaatgacCAAGAGAAGTACTTCACATATGACGAATCACATGAGTTATTTGGAAAATTCAGAAAAAAACATGAGTTATTTCGTTACTATCATACTGTGTTGGATGTCTCGGGTCAAACAAAGTCACTCATTTGGGTTGAAAGCTCAGAGGGTTGGGGAATGGTCTATGCTCTCCCCATGCTTCAGTGTGATGTGTTTGATGTTTGCGGGCCTTTCACCACTTGTAATGATTATACCCTTCCATTCTGCAAATGTATGAAGGGCTTCTCCATTAGATCACCAAAAGATTGGGAGCTAGATGAACGAACAGGAGGTTGTGTGAGAAATACTCCATTAAATTGTGGGATCAGCAAAACCATAAGTATACAAGACATGTTCCACCCTATTACCTGTGTTGTATTACCCAATAATGGCAACAATATAGAGGATGCTAGGAATGCAGATAGATGTGCACAAGTTTGTCTAGGAGATTGCACTTGCACTGCATACTCCTATGACAACAATGAATGCTTTGTTTGGAATGGCGAGTTAAtaaatatgatacaaaaacaatgCAATGACACTGTTAATAGTAATATAGCCACTCTTTACCTTCGCCTTGCCGCCAAAGAAGTGCAAACGAGCttggacaacaacaacaacagaagATCATTGATCATTAGAGTGTGCGTTGGTGCAAGTTTTGCATTCTTTGGTCTATTGTCACTCTTCTTTCTGTTAATGATTAGGAGAAGAAGGAGGTTGTCTGCTCACAGGATGATTTTTCCTGAAGACAGTGTCGGCATTACTTCATTCAGATACCTTGACTTGCAACATGCAACAAAAAACTTCTCAGAGAAGCTAGGGGCAGGTGGTTTTGGTTCTGTATTCAAGGGGTTTCTAAATGATTCTTGTGCCATAGCAGTTAAAAGGCTCGATGGTTCTCGTCAAGGAGAGAAGCAATTCAGAGCTGAAGTGAGGTCAATTGGAATCATTCAACATATCAATTTAGTTAAACTGATTGGCTTTTGTACTGATGGGGATAGTAGATTGCTTGTCTATGAACTCATGCAAAATCGTTCTCTTGATTGTCATTTATTTGAGAGTAATCATACCGAAATGGAATTGACATGGACCATAAGGTATCAGATAGCTCTTGGAGTTGCTAGAGGATTGGCATACTTGCATGATAGTTGCCAGGATTGCATTATACATTGTGATATTAAGCCTGAGAACATACTTCTTGATGCTTCATTTGTTCCGAAAATAGCAGATTTTGGGATGGCGAAGTTTCTTGGAAGGGATTTCAGTCGAGTTCTCACAACAATGAGAGGAACTATAGGATATCTTGCGCCTGAATGGATTAGCGGAACTGTTATTACAGCAAAAGTTGATGTCTACAGCTATGGCATGATTTTGATGGAACTCATATCAGGAAGAAGAAACTCAGGTGGAAACAGTGCTTCTGATATTGATGATGTTTATTTTCCTGTGCTAGTTGCAAATAAGCTACAAAAGGGTGATGTGGCGGGTTTGGTGGACCAGAATTTACGTGGTGATGTCAGTTTGAATCAGGTGGAAAGAGCTTTCAAGGTTGCTTGTTGGTGCATTCAAGATCATGAGTTTGATCGGCCCAAGATGGCTGAAGTTGTTCAATATCTGGAAGGTTTTGTTGAAGTTGACATACCACCGGTGCCAAGATTTCTTCAAGCTATTGCAGGGAATCCACGCTGA
- the LOC123186848 gene encoding (E)-beta-caryophyllene synthase has translation MATKNSIPPLVQDDVHKPRPYPASQWGDFFLDYKPCTPQQYRSMEGTAEAKKEEVRQIIIDTAKCSDLPQKLELVDTLQRIGVDYHYGKEINELLSDIHDGNIELLDLRTASLQFYLLRKHGYCVSSDVFSKFIDDDGNIGSTDATSLLGLYNAAYLRTHGEKILDIAMSSTKKILKSIVNNLDTTIADEIRHSLETPLFRGTNRVETKRYISAYEKKSIRNETILEFAKMDYNLVQGLYCDELKDLTMWDEHAVEQAPAYMRPFYKGTVASINQIEEDLKLQKNKHAELVKKLFIDAANCYHAEVKWRDEKYVPANLEEHLKISAPSTICMQISNIAFLLLGDITSSETIQWAWAYPTIIRAVCIIARVMNDIVSHEREQASQHMVSTVQTCMNENRCTVEEANEKLNEVVEQAWMDICESCIQPMVYPWAFLSRVANLARVTDFLYKHDDGYTLGYSVKGTLDSVYVHPMDA, from the exons ATGGCAACCAAAAACTCTATACCTCCTCTGGTACAGGACGATGTGCACAAGCCCCGGCCTTACCCGGCAAGCCAATGGGGCGATTTCTTCCTCGACTACAAGCCATGTACCCCACAACAG TATCGGTCCATGGAGGGCACGGCTGAAGCTAAAAAGGAAGAGGTGAGGCAAATCATAATAGACACTGCCAAATGCTCTGACCTACCTCAGAAGCTGGAGCTTGTCGACACGTTGCAGCGTATTGGGGTTGACTATCACTACGGAAAAGAGATTAATGAACTTTTGTCTGATATACATGATGGAAATATTGAACTTTTGGACCTCCGTACAGCTTCCCTGCAGTTTTACTTGCTCAGGAAACATGGTTACTGTGTATCTTCTG ATGTGTTTTCCAAGTTTATAGACGACGATGGAAATATTGGAAGCACTGATGCTACATCTCTGTTGGGCCTCTACAATGCTGCATATCTCAGAACCCATggagaaaagatacttgacattgccaTGAGTTCCACAAAGAAGATCCTAAAATCTATTGTTAACAATTTGGACACGACCATTGCAGACGAAATTAGACACAGCCTGGAAACTCCACTTTTCAGGGGGACTAACAGAGTTGAAACAAAGCGCTACATCTCGGCCTACGAAAAAAAATCTATAAGGAATGAGACCATACTTGAGTTTGCAAAGatggactacaacctcgtgcaagGTCTGTACTGCGACGAGCTGAAAGATCTTACCAT GTGGGACGAGCATGCAGTTGAGCAAGCCCCAGCATACATGAGGCCTTTCTACAAGGGTACAGTTGCTTCCATAAATCAGATTGAAGAGGATCTGAAGCTTCAGAAAAACAAACACGCTGAATTGGTGAAAAAACTG TTTATTGATGCGGCAAACTGCTACCATGCGGAGGTGAAATGGCGGGATGAGAAGTATGTTCCAGCGAACCTCGAAGAGCACCTAAAAATCTCTGCGCCAAGCACTATATGTATGCAAATATCAAACATTGCGTTCCTATTATTGGGAGACATCACGTCAAGTGAGACTATACAATGGGCTTGGGCATACCCAACAATCATCAGAGCCGTCTGCATCATCGCCCGTGTGATGAATGACATTGTGTCCCACGAG CGGGAACAAGCTTCGCAGCATATGGTATCCACCGTGCAGACCTGCATGAATGAAAACAGGTGCACGGTAGAGGAGGCAAATGAAAAGCTTAATGAAGTAGTGGAGCAAGCTTGGATGGACATATGTGAGAGCTGCATCCAGCCGATGGTTTATCCATGGGCATTCTTATCAAGAGTGGCCAATCTCGCACGGGTGACGGATTTCTTATACAAGCATGATGACGGATACACCCTCGGCTATTCGGTCAAAGGGACATTGGACTCAGTATATGTGCATCCAATGGATGCTTGA